Proteins co-encoded in one Muntiacus reevesi chromosome 13, mMunRee1.1, whole genome shotgun sequence genomic window:
- the HNF1A gene encoding hepatocyte nuclear factor 1-alpha, with amino-acid sequence MVSKLSQLQTELLAALLESGLSKEALIQALGEPGPYLLAGDGPLDKGESCGSGGGRGELAELPNGLGEARGSEDETDDDGDDFTPPILKELESLSPEEAAHQKAVVETLLQEDPWRVAKMVKSYLQQHNIPQREVVDTTGLNQSHLSQHLNKGTPMKTQKRAALYTWYVRKQREVAQQFTHAGQGGLIEEPAGDELPTKKGRRNRFKWGPASQQILFQAYERQKNPSKEEREALVEECNRAECIQRGVSPSQAQGLGSNLVTEVRVYNWFANRRKEEAFRHKLAMDTYSGPPPGPGPSPVLPAHSSPGLPPPALSPSKVHGVRYGQPATSEGAEVPSSSGGPLVTVSAPLHQVSPTGLEPSHSLLSTEAKLVSATGGPLPPVSTLTALHSLEQTSPGLSQQPQNLIMASLPGVMAIGPGEPTSLGPTFTNTGASTLVIGLTSTQAQSVPVISSMGSNLTTLQPVQFSQPLHPSYQQPLMPSVQSHVAQSPFMATMAQLQSPHALYSHKPEVAQYTHTGLLPQTMLITDTTNLSALASLTPTKQVFTSDAEASSESGLHTPVSQATTIHIPGQDPAAIQQLQPTHRLSASPTASSSSLVLYQSSDSTNGHGHLLPSSHGVIETFISTQMASSSQ; translated from the exons ATGGTTTCTAAACTGAGCCAGCTGCAGACGGAGCTCCTGGCGGCCCTGCTAGAGTCAGGCCTGAGCAAAGAGGCGCTGATCCAGGCGCTGGGTGAGCCTGGGCCCTACCTGCTGGCTGGAGATGGCCCCCTGGACAAGGGGGAGTCCTGCGGCAGTGGCGGCGGCCGAGGGGAGCTGGCCGAGCTGCCCAATGGGCTGGGGGAGGCCAGGGGCTCGGAGGACGAGACGGATGACGATGGAGACGACTTCACGCCACCCATCCTCAAGGAGCTGGAGAGCCTCAGCCCGGAGGAGGCGGCCCACCAGAAGGCCGTGGTGGAGACCCTGCTGCA GGAGGACCCGTGGCGCGTGGCCAAGATGGTCAAGTCCTACCTGCAGCAGCACAACATCCCGCAGCGGGAGGTGGTCGACACCACCGGCCTCAACCAGTCGCACCTGTCCCAGCACCTCAACAAGGGCACGCCCATGAAGACGCAGAAGCGAGCCGCCCTCTACACCTGGTACGTCCGCAAGCAGCGAGAGGTGGCCCAGC AGTTCACCCATGCTGGCCAGGGTGGGCTGATTGAAGAGCCTGCGGGAGATGAGCTACCAACCAAGAAAGGGCGCAGAAACCGTTTCAAATGGGGCCCAGCATCCCAGCAGATCCTGTTCCAGGCCTACGAGAGGCAGAAGAACCCCAGCAAGGAGGAGCGGGAGGCGCTGGTGGAGGAGTGCAACAG GGCGGAGTGCATCCAGAGAGGGGTGTCGCCGTCGCAGGCCCAGGGGCTGGGCTCCAACCTCGTCACAGAGGTGCGTGTCTACAACTGGTTTGCCAATCGCCGCAAGGAGGAAGCCTTTAGGCACAAGCTGGCCATGGACACGTACAGCGGGCCGCCACCGGGGCCAGGTCCCAGCCCCGTGCTGCCTGCCCACAGCTCCCCTGGCCTGCCCCCGCCCGCCCTCTCCCCCAGTAAGGTCCACG GCGTGCGCTATGGACAGCCTGCCACCAGCGAGGGGGCAGAGGTGCCCTCCAGCAGCGGCGGTCCCTTGGTGACGGTGTCTGCACCCCTGCATCAGGTGTCTCCCACCGGCCTGGAGCCCAGTCACAGTCTGCTGAGCACAGAGGCCAAGCTG GTCTCAGCCACTGGGGGCCCCCTGCCCCCGGTCAGCACCCTGACAGCACTGCACAGCTTGGAGCAGACATCCCCAGGCCTCAGCCAGCAGCCTCAGAATCTCATCATGGCCTCGCTTCCCGGGGTCATGGCCATTGGGCCTGGAGAGCCTACCTCCCTGGGCCCCACGTTCACCAACACGGGAGCCTCCACCCTGGTCATTG GCCTGACCTCCACGCAGGCACAGAGCGTGCCTGTCATCAGCAGCATGGGCAGCAACCTGACCACCCTGCAGCCCGTCCAGTTCTCGCAGCCGCTGCACCCTTCCTACCAGCAGCCGCTCATGCCCTCTGTGCAAAGCCACGTGGCCCAGAGCCCCTTCATGGCCACCATGGCCCAGCTGCAGAGTCCCCACG CCCTCTACAGTCACAAGCCCGAGGTGGCCCAGTACACCCACACGGGCCTGCTTCCGCAGACCATGCTCATCACCGACACCACCAACTTGAGCGCCCTGGCCAGCCTCACGCCCACCAAGCAG GTCTTCACCTCAGATGCTGAGGCCTCCAGCGAGTCCGGGCTTCACACGCCGGTGTCTCAGGCCACCACCATCCACATTCCTGGCCAGGACCCTGCTGCCATCCAGCAGCTGCAGCCCACCCATCGGCTCAGCGCCAGCCCCACCG CGTCCTCCAGCAGCCTGGTGTTGTACCAGAGCTCCGACTCCACCAACGGCCATGGCCACCTGCTGCCGTCCAGCCACGGTGTCATCGAGACCTTCATCTCCACGCAGATGGCCTCTTCTTCCCAGTAA